The following proteins are co-located in the Vicugna pacos chromosome 3, VicPac4, whole genome shotgun sequence genome:
- the TIFAB gene encoding TRAF-interacting protein with FHA domain-containing protein B isoform X2, protein MSILTYHFRNHSHKSPSSDPPQPRPTPSRELTATGSEPDVPLEVRLLSMEKPLTVLRVSLHHPTPGLATFANVPQRLQHDTSPLLVGRGPDAHLRLELPHLSRRHLSLEPYLEKGGTLLTFNLKALSRKSCVWVNGLTLRFLEQVPLSTISRVAFSGIQMVVHIEGGTSLEAFVCCFHLSPSPLIDRPQAEETDEWEGVPQERPPPAPGQQAPGHLGFLHGPGPSQPSPGRATETQLQREPPDSALRQPLWSPRASLD, encoded by the exons ATGAGCATTCTTACGTATCACTTCCGGAACCACAGCCATAAATCACCATCCTCAGATCCGCCCCAGCCCAGACCCACTCCCTCCCGAGAGCTCACAGCTACAGGATCAGAGCCAGATGTGCCCCTGGAAGTAAG GCTCCTGTCCATGGAGAAGCCCCTCACGGTTCTGCGGGTGAGCCTGCACCACCCCACGCCGGGCCTGGCCACCTTTGCCAACGTCCCACAGCGGCTGCAGCATGACACCAGCCCGCTGCTGGTGGGCCGGGGCCCGGACGCCCACCTCCGGCTGGAGCTCCCGCACCTCTCCCGCCGGCACCTGTCGCTGGAGCCGTACCTGGAGAAGGGCGGCACCCTGCTGACCTTCAACCTGAAGGCCCTGAGCCGCAAGAGCTGCGTGTGGGTCAATGGGCTGACATTGAGGTTCCTGGAGCAGGTTCCCCTGAGCACCATCAGCAGGGTCGCCTTCTCTGGCATCCAGATGGTGGTGCACATTGAAGGAGGCACCTCCCTTGAGGCCTTTGTCTGCTGCTTCCATCTCAGCCCCTCGCCCCTGATTGACAGGCCCCAGGCTGAGGAGACCGACGAATGGGAAGGTGTTCCCCAGGAACGACCTCCCCCAGCTCCAGGGCAGCAGGCTCCGGGTCACCTGGGCTTTCTCCACGGCCCTGGCCCTTCGCAGCCAAGCCCTGGCAGAGCAACAGAAACGCAGCTCCAGAGGGAGCCCCCAGACAGCGCGCTCCGCCAGCCCCTCTGGTCACCCCGAGCAAGCCTCGACTGA
- the TIFAB gene encoding TRAF-interacting protein with FHA domain-containing protein B isoform X1 has translation MRGKKKKATKQMSILTYHFRNHSHKSPSSDPPQPRPTPSRELTATGSEPDVPLEVRLLSMEKPLTVLRVSLHHPTPGLATFANVPQRLQHDTSPLLVGRGPDAHLRLELPHLSRRHLSLEPYLEKGGTLLTFNLKALSRKSCVWVNGLTLRFLEQVPLSTISRVAFSGIQMVVHIEGGTSLEAFVCCFHLSPSPLIDRPQAEETDEWEGVPQERPPPAPGQQAPGHLGFLHGPGPSQPSPGRATETQLQREPPDSALRQPLWSPRASLD, from the exons ATGAGG ggaaaaaagaagaaagccacCAAACAGATGAGCATTCTTACGTATCACTTCCGGAACCACAGCCATAAATCACCATCCTCAGATCCGCCCCAGCCCAGACCCACTCCCTCCCGAGAGCTCACAGCTACAGGATCAGAGCCAGATGTGCCCCTGGAAGTAAG GCTCCTGTCCATGGAGAAGCCCCTCACGGTTCTGCGGGTGAGCCTGCACCACCCCACGCCGGGCCTGGCCACCTTTGCCAACGTCCCACAGCGGCTGCAGCATGACACCAGCCCGCTGCTGGTGGGCCGGGGCCCGGACGCCCACCTCCGGCTGGAGCTCCCGCACCTCTCCCGCCGGCACCTGTCGCTGGAGCCGTACCTGGAGAAGGGCGGCACCCTGCTGACCTTCAACCTGAAGGCCCTGAGCCGCAAGAGCTGCGTGTGGGTCAATGGGCTGACATTGAGGTTCCTGGAGCAGGTTCCCCTGAGCACCATCAGCAGGGTCGCCTTCTCTGGCATCCAGATGGTGGTGCACATTGAAGGAGGCACCTCCCTTGAGGCCTTTGTCTGCTGCTTCCATCTCAGCCCCTCGCCCCTGATTGACAGGCCCCAGGCTGAGGAGACCGACGAATGGGAAGGTGTTCCCCAGGAACGACCTCCCCCAGCTCCAGGGCAGCAGGCTCCGGGTCACCTGGGCTTTCTCCACGGCCCTGGCCCTTCGCAGCCAAGCCCTGGCAGAGCAACAGAAACGCAGCTCCAGAGGGAGCCCCCAGACAGCGCGCTCCGCCAGCCCCTCTGGTCACCCCGAGCAAGCCTCGACTGA